From Desulfonatronum thiosulfatophilum, a single genomic window includes:
- a CDS encoding TRAP transporter permease has product MMTDQNPVGIPADQKPSRRKASVRESAEDLVAIVEAGAREPKNPIASWLITFLCLGWSGFQLYLAYAPMNSHIARSWHLGFAICLAFLCYPAYKQYSPPMWVTWTQKVIPSFARRSIRTHIPIYDYVLAALATAGALYIWWDYSGIITRMGLPSQTDIIMGVILVVLLLEAARRALGPALAILATIFLFYTVVGPHLPEILRHRGVPLDFIISDMYLTTTGIFGVPLGVSTDFVFLFVLFGALLDRAGGGKYFIDVAFSALGTFRGGPAKAAVMASGLTGMVSGSSIANTVTTGTFTIPLMKKVGFPAHKAAAVEVASSVNGQLMPPIMGAAAFIMAEIIGIPYLDVVRAALFPALISYLALLYIVHIEAMKIGIKAIPRSELPKFTKTVLRGCHFLIPLSVLIFYLVVMRRSPVTAAFLAIQSLVVLMLIQRPIIAFLSLGAHRRAGTLNPDIDLKSFLATAAWQGVQDVWSGLIMGARNMISVGVATATAGIIVGVVTITGLVGRFITIIATLSMGNIVLMLFFTALTSLILGMGMPTTANYIIMATLTAPVIIQLGGDAGLIFPLIAAHLFVFYFGILADVTPPVGLAAYAGAAIARTDPIKTGVQGFAYSMRTAILPFIFLFNTDLLMIAGVTAAGAIIWLDDPVQLAWIFFSGLIAMFAFASALQGWLVTSCNWFERILLLAVCATTFRPGFFEAYFPFERLGMQIMGVSIYFALFAWQMVRTRRPVANP; this is encoded by the coding sequence ATGATGACCGACCAGAATCCTGTCGGAATACCAGCAGATCAGAAACCGTCTCGGCGCAAAGCATCCGTTCGCGAATCCGCCGAAGACCTGGTTGCGATTGTCGAGGCCGGCGCCAGAGAGCCGAAGAATCCCATCGCATCATGGCTGATTACCTTTTTATGCCTTGGCTGGTCCGGTTTTCAGCTCTATCTGGCCTATGCGCCGATGAACTCCCATATCGCCCGTTCCTGGCATTTGGGATTTGCAATCTGCCTCGCCTTTCTGTGTTATCCCGCATACAAGCAGTACAGTCCGCCGATGTGGGTCACCTGGACCCAGAAGGTGATCCCCAGTTTCGCACGCCGTTCCATCCGCACGCACATTCCCATTTACGATTATGTCCTGGCCGCGCTGGCCACCGCCGGCGCATTGTATATCTGGTGGGACTACAGCGGCATCATCACCCGCATGGGCCTGCCTTCCCAAACAGATATCATTATGGGCGTGATCCTGGTCGTGCTCCTCCTGGAAGCGGCTCGCCGCGCCTTGGGACCGGCCCTGGCCATTTTGGCCACTATTTTTCTGTTCTACACCGTGGTCGGGCCGCATCTGCCTGAAATCTTACGGCACAGAGGCGTTCCCCTGGATTTCATCATCAGCGACATGTACCTGACCACGACAGGTATCTTCGGCGTGCCTCTTGGGGTTTCCACGGATTTTGTCTTCCTGTTCGTGCTTTTCGGGGCCTTGCTGGACCGGGCCGGCGGGGGCAAATACTTTATTGACGTCGCTTTCTCGGCCCTGGGCACCTTTCGCGGCGGCCCGGCCAAGGCCGCGGTCATGGCCTCGGGGCTGACCGGCATGGTCTCCGGCTCATCCATCGCCAATACCGTGACCACGGGCACCTTCACCATTCCCCTGATGAAAAAGGTGGGCTTTCCCGCGCACAAGGCCGCGGCCGTGGAGGTCGCTTCCTCGGTCAACGGCCAGCTCATGCCCCCGATCATGGGCGCGGCAGCGTTCATCATGGCCGAAATCATCGGCATCCCTTATCTGGATGTCGTGCGTGCGGCGTTGTTTCCCGCGCTCATTTCCTACCTGGCGCTGTTGTACATTGTGCACATTGAAGCCATGAAAATAGGCATCAAGGCCATTCCCCGCTCAGAACTCCCGAAATTCACCAAAACCGTGCTCCGCGGATGCCATTTCCTGATCCCGCTGTCCGTCCTGATCTTCTACCTCGTGGTTATGCGTCGCTCTCCCGTGACCGCCGCATTTCTGGCCATTCAGAGCCTGGTCGTGCTCATGCTCATCCAGCGCCCGATCATTGCATTCCTGTCCTTGGGCGCACACAGGAGGGCCGGAACCCTCAACCCAGACATCGACTTGAAAAGCTTTTTGGCCACTGCCGCCTGGCAGGGCGTGCAGGATGTCTGGAGCGGGTTGATCATGGGCGCCCGAAACATGATTTCCGTTGGAGTGGCCACGGCCACCGCCGGAATCATCGTCGGCGTGGTGACCATTACCGGTCTGGTGGGGCGATTCATCACCATTATTGCCACCTTGTCCATGGGCAATATCGTGCTGATGCTCTTTTTCACCGCGCTCACCAGCTTGATTCTGGGCATGGGCATGCCCACCACGGCCAACTACATCATTATGGCCACCCTGACCGCACCGGTGATCATTCAGCTCGGTGGAGACGCGGGCTTGATTTTTCCGCTGATCGCGGCGCACCTGTTCGTCTTCTACTTCGGCATTCTGGCGGACGTGACCCCGCCTGTGGGATTGGCGGCCTATGCCGGCGCGGCAATTGCCCGGACCGATCCGATCAAGACCGGAGTGCAGGGCTTCGCCTACAGCATGCGCACTGCGATTCTGCCGTTTATTTTCCTGTTCAACACCGACCTGTTGATGATTGCCGGAGTAACCGCTGCCGGCGCGATCATCTGGCTGGATGACCCTGTCCAGTTGGCCTGGATCTTCTTTTCCGGGTTGATCGCCATGTTCGCCTTCGCCTCGGCGCTGCAAGGATGGCTGGTGACAAGCTGCAACTGGTTTGAACGCATCCTCCTGCTTGCGGTTTGCGCCACGACATTCCGGCCCGGTTTCTTTGAAGCCTACTTTCCCTTTGAACGGCTGGGTATGCAAATCATGGGCGTTTCAATCTATTTTGCCCTGTTCGCATGGCAGATGGTCCGTACGCGTCGTCCGGTAGCCAATCCCTGA
- a CDS encoding ATP-grasp domain-containing protein, producing MFMDDECDVFFSDFKLDPDVFYFLYIGELKTDCLNQFVKETLTKIHGQPFDFISILPDVLESYPHKNTLVINPMAKELMRARGRKVSFRIAPRTFASLVSASSTVNNLIQQLLDKQGHVFIHVFESVPELTLALIPGVRILGPSGHISNIWNNKLYQLQMLKETAPLINYRVCTDADQMLETAKGLWDEWTDGIFVSQPYSAAGVNSFLATNQEEIEAKAGHLKGKFFISRYIPHQDDPTVLGVVANAKDVFIAAIADQEIQNGNMFRGSTFPSTLAAPLQQELREITRRVGRAMGRSGYRGIFGCDYVVDAQGRIFFVEVNARKQGTTMEMCCTLENALPPETPGLLELEYYAVMQNRFPDNMVEISEALGSLCWRTYNYKLDQEAETCQIVPVDEDERTLFRQVVADAQAHGVIVVEHVGSKLSVQPGTFLGRVVAVGHSRAQLEEDIRQGIQRLKESIFDTIQKTSIPEGDGT from the coding sequence ATGTTCATGGACGACGAGTGCGACGTCTTTTTCTCAGACTTCAAGCTTGACCCGGATGTTTTTTATTTCCTCTATATCGGGGAGCTGAAAACCGATTGCCTGAATCAGTTCGTCAAGGAGACCCTGACCAAGATTCACGGTCAGCCCTTTGACTTCATCTCCATCCTTCCGGATGTTCTCGAATCCTATCCCCACAAGAACACCTTGGTCATCAATCCCATGGCCAAAGAGTTGATGCGGGCCAGAGGGCGCAAGGTCAGTTTCCGGATCGCCCCGCGTACCTTCGCCTCTCTTGTCTCCGCCTCCTCCACGGTCAACAATCTGATCCAGCAACTGCTGGACAAACAGGGCCACGTCTTCATTCACGTCTTTGAGTCCGTTCCCGAATTGACCTTGGCCTTGATTCCGGGCGTACGCATTCTCGGGCCCAGCGGTCATATTTCCAACATCTGGAACAACAAGCTTTACCAACTCCAGATGCTCAAGGAAACCGCACCATTGATCAACTACCGTGTCTGCACGGATGCCGACCAGATGCTGGAAACGGCCAAAGGGCTGTGGGACGAGTGGACGGACGGTATTTTTGTCAGCCAGCCCTATTCCGCTGCCGGCGTGAACAGTTTCCTCGCCACGAACCAGGAAGAGATCGAGGCCAAGGCCGGGCATCTCAAGGGCAAGTTTTTCATCAGCCGCTACATTCCGCACCAGGACGATCCCACCGTTCTTGGAGTGGTGGCCAACGCTAAGGATGTCTTTATTGCCGCGATTGCGGATCAGGAAATTCAAAACGGCAACATGTTCCGCGGCTCGACGTTTCCGTCCACGCTTGCGGCTCCTCTGCAGCAGGAGTTGCGGGAAATAACACGCCGGGTCGGGCGGGCCATGGGCCGCAGCGGATACCGCGGCATCTTCGGGTGCGATTATGTCGTGGATGCCCAGGGCCGGATTTTTTTCGTGGAAGTCAACGCACGCAAGCAGGGCACCACCATGGAAATGTGCTGCACCCTGGAAAACGCGCTTCCGCCGGAGACGCCGGGATTGCTGGAACTGGAGTATTATGCCGTGATGCAGAACCGTTTTCCGGACAACATGGTGGAGATCTCCGAAGCCTTGGGCAGCCTGTGCTGGCGGACCTACAACTACAAGCTGGACCAGGAAGCGGAGACTTGCCAGATCGTGCCCGTGGACGAGGACGAACGGACCCTGTTTCGTCAGGTGGTGGCGGACGCTCAGGCCCACGGCGTCATCGTGGTCGAGCATGTGGGCAGCAAGCTTTCCGTCCAGCCCGGCACATTTCTCGGGCGGGTGGTAGCCGTGGGTCACAGCCGTGCGCAATTAGAGGAGGATATCCGACAAGGCATTCAGCGCCTCAAGGAATCCATTTTTGATACCATACAGAAAACATCAATACCCGAGGGTGACGGCACATGA
- a CDS encoding KamA family radical SAM protein, producing the protein MNSEGGHALDPFTEELLEELFDATIEPNASDDLRAELRNNMALLKERARTEQRIGAVVDFFSALADAHADYGLTPDHLGVAKEELLELAEKHRKLDEHGVTVGGRVGKALPIVREAKSRIADYLERHAQEAPSGVESWDRILENQARIKKQLNMSDEDWNSYSGQLRYAIESVDVLAEIIGLPEKAAADVRRITQTYRMRMTPYYASLIFPGELNDPILLQAVPTGEMVDNAGIEIPPVAADHSPARLIDQFYPRVVTIKATNMCAMYCTHCLRIAHIGAKDRIYSKEAYGEALDYIRDNPEIRDVLVTGGDSLVLPNSMLEWLLGELDGIDHVRMKRLGTRIPVTTPQRVDAELLDILEASNDRKPVRVVTQINTAREITPVSKAAFKAVAKRVAAVMNQAVLLKGINDTRVKMWKLCETIHEAYVRPYYVFNCSYRNPQFAHLRVPVAVGQDIIESMYGNISGDAIPRYIATAGGKIPLHKTNLLGRKDGNIRMQKPWSGERVMYPDADPKEYARTDFGFGKYEE; encoded by the coding sequence ATGAACTCAGAAGGTGGACACGCACTGGATCCGTTTACAGAGGAACTCCTGGAAGAACTGTTTGATGCAACGATCGAACCCAATGCTTCGGATGATCTTCGCGCGGAACTTCGCAACAACATGGCCCTTCTCAAGGAACGGGCCCGGACGGAGCAACGCATCGGCGCCGTTGTCGATTTTTTTTCAGCACTGGCCGATGCGCATGCCGATTACGGCCTGACTCCGGATCACCTGGGCGTTGCCAAGGAAGAACTGCTGGAACTGGCGGAAAAACATCGGAAGCTGGACGAACATGGAGTGACCGTGGGCGGACGCGTGGGCAAGGCCCTGCCCATTGTGCGGGAAGCCAAGTCCCGAATCGCCGATTATCTGGAGCGGCATGCTCAGGAAGCGCCCAGCGGCGTTGAGAGCTGGGACCGGATTTTGGAGAACCAAGCTCGGATTAAGAAACAGCTCAACATGAGCGACGAAGACTGGAACTCCTACTCCGGACAGCTTCGCTACGCCATCGAATCCGTGGACGTGCTGGCCGAGATTATCGGGCTTCCGGAAAAGGCCGCCGCGGATGTGCGCCGGATCACGCAGACGTACCGGATGCGCATGACTCCCTACTATGCAAGCCTCATTTTTCCGGGGGAACTCAACGATCCCATTCTGCTTCAGGCCGTGCCCACCGGAGAAATGGTGGACAATGCGGGAATCGAGATTCCTCCGGTGGCCGCGGACCATTCCCCGGCCCGTCTGATCGATCAATTCTATCCTCGGGTGGTGACCATCAAGGCCACGAACATGTGCGCCATGTACTGCACGCACTGTCTGCGCATCGCTCACATCGGCGCCAAAGACCGCATCTACAGCAAGGAGGCTTACGGCGAGGCCCTGGACTATATTCGCGACAATCCGGAAATCCGGGACGTGCTGGTGACCGGCGGGGACAGCCTGGTTCTGCCCAACAGCATGCTGGAGTGGCTTCTGGGTGAGCTGGACGGCATCGACCACGTCCGGATGAAGCGCCTGGGCACCCGCATCCCGGTGACTACGCCACAGCGCGTGGATGCCGAACTGCTCGACATTCTGGAGGCCAGCAACGACCGCAAGCCGGTTCGCGTCGTCACCCAGATCAATACTGCCCGGGAGATCACCCCGGTCTCCAAGGCCGCGTTCAAGGCCGTCGCCAAGCGCGTGGCCGCGGTGATGAACCAGGCCGTGCTGCTCAAGGGCATCAACGATACCCGCGTGAAGATGTGGAAGCTGTGCGAGACCATCCATGAGGCCTATGTGCGGCCTTACTATGTCTTCAATTGCAGCTACCGCAATCCCCAGTTCGCGCATCTGCGGGTTCCCGTTGCCGTGGGGCAGGACATCATTGAAAGCATGTACGGTAATATTTCCGGGGATGCGATTCCCCGGTACATCGCCACCGCCGGCGGCAAGATCCCGTTGCATAAAACAAACCTTCTCGGGCGCAAGGACGGCAATATCCGGATGCAAAAGCCCTGGAGCGGGGAACGGGTCATGTATCCGGACGCGGATCCCAAGGAATACGCCCGTACCGATTTCGGATTCGGCAAGTACGAAGAGTAG
- the thyX gene encoding FAD-dependent thymidylate synthase: MSQAQLQVRLLAVTPDALSLIYAAFRQCYSPGYAGDLWPKLLNGELPAQEQAEFVSNIMESGHHSPIEHVGFTFAVEGVSRALTHQLVRHRLASYSQQSQRYVNESGFEYVLPPQIAKIPEARELFETFMEQTAETYARLRELLQEHGRKGAKANEDARFVLPQAAESKIVLTMNCRSLLHFFALRCCERAQWEIRALARKMLAICREQLPVVFETAGARCESLGHCPEGERFTCGRYPRKTTAT, translated from the coding sequence ATGTCCCAAGCCCAGCTTCAAGTTCGCCTCCTGGCCGTGACGCCGGATGCCTTGTCCCTGATCTACGCCGCGTTTCGGCAGTGCTACAGCCCTGGTTACGCCGGCGACCTGTGGCCCAAACTGTTGAACGGGGAACTGCCCGCACAGGAACAGGCCGAGTTTGTGTCGAACATCATGGAATCCGGCCATCACAGCCCCATCGAGCATGTCGGCTTCACCTTTGCCGTGGAAGGGGTCTCCCGGGCATTGACCCATCAGTTGGTGCGCCACCGGCTGGCGTCCTACTCCCAGCAGAGCCAGCGCTATGTGAACGAAAGCGGGTTCGAGTACGTTCTGCCTCCCCAGATTGCCAAGATTCCGGAAGCCAGGGAGCTTTTTGAGACCTTCATGGAGCAGACCGCCGAAACCTACGCGCGGTTGCGGGAATTGCTGCAGGAGCATGGCCGCAAGGGCGCCAAGGCCAACGAAGACGCCCGTTTTGTTCTGCCCCAGGCAGCGGAAAGCAAAATCGTCCTGACCATGAACTGCCGCAGCCTGCTCCATTTCTTCGCCTTACGCTGCTGCGAGCGAGCCCAGTGGGAAATCCGGGCCCTGGCCAGGAAGATGCTCGCGATCTGCCGTGAACAGTTGCCCGTCGTCTTCGAGACGGCCGGCGCCCGCTGCGAATCCCTGGGGCACTGCCCTGAAGGAGAGCGATTCACGTGTGGACGATATCCCCGCAAAACAACTGCGACATGA
- a CDS encoding M20 family metallopeptidase — protein sequence MYDKIAEYIAAHEAEALALLRRLVEIQSGSWNKPGLDRMAVAMADVLGGILPQVRVLPYTSHGNMVQGQTLPAAAGSRGILLVGHMDTVFPADTSFTMYREDAQNCYGPGVYDMKGGLVAGVYALKALDHLGLLEKIPVTFFCNSDEEIGSPASKTWIDENAMRNTAALVLEGGGINREVVTGRKGRMGLRMTVRGQARHAAKPGPKASALLEAAHKVIALEALNNNVEITVNVGRVEGGIGPNTVPDTTTLLVDARFLSSHDQQRLEEEIRSIAARNTIPGTSCELEMISGRPAMPQSAANMKLFEVARLQAAAMGYDLPQELRFGVSDANYIADHGIPVLDGLGPVGDMDHSDQEYIVKQSVMERACLVAATLLALSATFPS from the coding sequence ATGTACGACAAGATAGCCGAGTATATCGCGGCCCATGAGGCCGAAGCCCTGGCCCTGCTTCGACGGCTGGTGGAAATTCAAAGCGGCAGTTGGAACAAGCCGGGACTGGATCGGATGGCCGTTGCCATGGCCGATGTCCTGGGCGGCATTCTGCCCCAGGTGCGGGTTTTGCCTTACACTTCACACGGAAACATGGTTCAGGGGCAGACGTTGCCGGCCGCGGCCGGAAGCAGGGGGATTCTGCTGGTGGGGCACATGGACACGGTTTTCCCCGCGGACACTTCCTTCACCATGTACCGTGAGGACGCGCAAAACTGTTACGGTCCGGGCGTTTACGACATGAAGGGAGGACTGGTTGCCGGCGTCTATGCGCTCAAGGCGCTGGACCATCTGGGTCTGCTGGAAAAAATTCCCGTGACCTTTTTCTGCAACTCGGATGAGGAAATCGGCTCGCCGGCCTCGAAGACATGGATCGACGAAAACGCCATGCGGAACACGGCGGCTCTGGTCCTGGAGGGAGGTGGAATAAACCGTGAGGTGGTCACCGGCCGTAAAGGGCGGATGGGCCTGCGGATGACGGTACGCGGGCAGGCCAGACATGCGGCCAAGCCAGGGCCCAAAGCCAGTGCGCTGCTCGAGGCGGCGCACAAAGTCATCGCCCTGGAAGCTCTGAACAACAATGTTGAGATCACGGTGAATGTCGGGCGCGTGGAGGGGGGAATCGGACCCAACACCGTGCCCGATACGACCACATTGCTGGTGGATGCGCGTTTTTTATCTTCTCATGATCAACAGCGACTCGAAGAAGAAATCCGCTCGATAGCCGCCCGAAACACCATACCCGGAACATCATGCGAACTGGAGATGATCTCCGGTCGTCCCGCCATGCCCCAGTCCGCCGCCAACATGAAACTGTTTGAAGTGGCCCGCCTGCAGGCCGCGGCAATGGGATACGATCTTCCCCAGGAATTGCGATTCGGGGTTTCAGATGCCAACTATATTGCCGATCACGGAATTCCTGTCCTGGACGGCCTGGGTCCGGTGGGAGACATGGACCACAGCGACCAAGAGTACATCGTCAAACAAAGCGTGATGGAGAGAGCCTGCCTGGTGGCCGCAACTCTGCTCGCGCTGAGTGCCACTTTTCCCAGCTAA
- a CDS encoding universal stress protein: protein MYKRILVPIDLQQDDRARRLGLNRAVELCRFYHAKLFALTVVPDMGMPIVAHYFPEDAGDKIVAEAETMLHEMVDSYIPDDIEVQHLVAQGSIYRRILRMAEKVDADLIVMPAHRMKLQDYLLGSNTAKVVRHAPCSVLVVRCDNDDCYELYEQNG from the coding sequence ATGTACAAGCGCATTCTTGTCCCCATTGATTTGCAACAGGACGACCGGGCAAGGCGGTTGGGCCTGAACCGGGCCGTGGAGCTTTGCCGGTTTTATCATGCCAAGTTGTTCGCGCTCACGGTAGTGCCGGACATGGGCATGCCCATCGTGGCCCATTATTTTCCCGAGGACGCCGGCGACAAGATCGTGGCGGAAGCGGAAACAATGCTGCATGAAATGGTCGATTCCTACATTCCCGACGACATCGAGGTGCAGCATCTGGTGGCCCAGGGTTCGATCTACAGGCGGATTTTGCGCATGGCCGAGAAGGTCGATGCCGATTTGATCGTCATGCCCGCGCACCGAATGAAGCTGCAGGACTATCTGCTGGGGTCGAATACGGCCAAGGTGGTTCGCCACGCTCCGTGTTCGGTCCTTGTGGTGCGTTGCGACAATGACGATTGCTATGAGCTTTACGAGCAGAATGGTTGA
- the ruvA gene encoding Holliday junction branch migration protein RuvA: MIGYLQGKIFHKTPKGCILMTPGGVGYSLVLPVREIQNMGGTGADAAYFVYTLVREDALELYGFASWEERSAFEVMLGISKLGPKTALAILSHFDLTSLRDTVAKQDSYSFSKVPGIGQKTAQRILLELQDKLKVLPVSSTPGEPAQGSSWVRSDILAGLTNLGYSEAEVAPLMDEALREEPDLAPGEVIRVVLKRIAAKKQREK, encoded by the coding sequence ATGATCGGATATCTGCAAGGCAAAATTTTTCACAAAACACCCAAGGGCTGTATCCTGATGACTCCTGGGGGCGTGGGGTATTCCCTGGTTTTGCCGGTAAGGGAGATTCAAAATATGGGCGGAACCGGGGCTGATGCGGCGTATTTCGTGTACACTCTGGTGCGTGAGGATGCGTTGGAACTCTATGGTTTCGCGAGCTGGGAGGAGCGGTCGGCATTTGAGGTCATGCTGGGAATATCCAAGCTCGGACCGAAGACGGCCCTGGCCATCTTGTCGCACTTTGACTTGACCTCGCTGCGCGACACCGTGGCCAAGCAGGACAGTTACAGCTTTTCCAAGGTTCCGGGGATTGGTCAGAAAACCGCGCAGCGCATTCTTCTGGAACTGCAGGACAAGCTGAAGGTCCTGCCCGTGAGTTCAACGCCGGGAGAACCGGCGCAAGGCTCTTCATGGGTTCGGAGTGACATCCTGGCCGGTCTGACCAACCTCGGCTATAGCGAAGCCGAAGTCGCTCCGCTGATGGATGAAGCGTTGCGCGAGGAACCGGACTTGGCTCCCGGCGAGGTGATCCGTGTTGTACTCAAACGGATTGCGGCGAAAAAACAGCGGGAAAAGTAG
- the ruvB gene encoding Holliday junction branch migration DNA helicase RuvB, with translation MTQEQSLPIEETIRPKRLEDFIGQDDLRDNLRVFLQAARERGQALDHTLFYGPPGLGKTTLAQIMANEMGVNLVTTSGPVLERSGDLAAIVTNLGRHDLLFIDEIHRMPPSVEEILYPAMEDFKLDLIIGQGPGARTVKIDLEPFTLVGATTRIGLLTSPLRDRFGVICRLNYYNDTELATIIRRAAVLLNAPITGEGALEIGRRARGTPRIANRLLRRVRDFAAVQGGQRIDAELAHNALARMDVDAHGLDQMDRRILTTLINHFQGGPVGVKTLAVACSEEVRTIEDIYEPYLIQCGFLKRTARGRVATPRAFAHLKLRIPPSFAAQEQLPLDLD, from the coding sequence ATGACCCAGGAACAATCTTTGCCCATCGAAGAGACCATCCGGCCGAAACGGCTGGAGGATTTCATCGGTCAGGACGATCTGCGGGACAATCTGCGGGTTTTTCTGCAGGCGGCACGGGAACGCGGTCAGGCTCTGGATCATACGCTGTTCTACGGCCCGCCTGGTCTGGGCAAGACAACCCTGGCCCAGATCATGGCCAATGAAATGGGCGTGAATCTGGTGACCACCTCCGGGCCGGTGCTGGAACGCAGCGGTGATCTGGCCGCCATTGTCACCAATCTCGGCCGCCATGACCTCCTGTTCATCGACGAGATCCATCGCATGCCGCCCAGCGTCGAGGAAATTCTTTACCCGGCCATGGAGGATTTCAAGCTGGATCTGATCATCGGCCAGGGACCCGGCGCCAGGACCGTGAAGATCGACCTGGAACCGTTCACCCTGGTCGGCGCCACGACCAGGATCGGTCTGCTGACGTCTCCGCTGCGGGATCGTTTCGGCGTGATATGCCGCTTAAATTACTATAATGATACCGAGCTGGCGACCATCATCCGCCGGGCGGCCGTACTGCTGAACGCCCCGATCACGGGCGAGGGCGCCCTGGAAATTGGTCGCCGAGCCCGGGGAACGCCCAGGATTGCCAATCGCCTTTTGCGCCGGGTACGCGATTTTGCCGCGGTCCAGGGCGGACAGCGCATTGATGCCGAACTGGCTCATAACGCCCTGGCGCGCATGGATGTGGATGCCCATGGCCTGGATCAGATGGATCGCCGGATACTGACGACGCTGATCAACCACTTTCAGGGCGGTCCGGTGGGCGTGAAAACCCTGGCCGTGGCCTGCTCCGAGGAAGTTCGGACCATCGAGGACATCTACGAGCCGTACCTGATCCAATGCGGATTCCTGAAACGCACGGCCCGAGGCAGAGTCGCCACGCCCCGCGCCTTCGCCCATCTCAAACTCCGCATCCCGCCATCATTCGCCGCCCAGGAACAACTCCCCCTGGATCTGGACTAG
- a CDS encoding TAXI family TRAP transporter solute-binding subunit, which translates to MVGKKWFVALVVALGLSLSGPQAMAKQDILFGGASITGVYYQVALQISNMMNKHMGNQYNYIGRPTGGSVFNINALDRGAFDFAVAQSDRNYQGYNGTADWDGKPVKGLRSVFSMHPETVMLVTRKEAGINSVEDLKGKRVNIGNPGSGQRGNAEDVLRLYGLDFNRDFNAEALQQAEASRALVDQKIDAFFYTVGNPNSAIEEPAQSINLDMVPLNSDAIKEFVAEHPYYIMTAIPAGTYRGIDRDIETYAVTATVVTSESVSEQVVYDMVKTVFENLDELRASHAAFRYLKPEEMIQGLSAPLHPGAEKFYKEQGWM; encoded by the coding sequence ATGGTTGGGAAAAAATGGTTCGTTGCCTTGGTTGTCGCTCTCGGGTTGTCCCTGTCGGGCCCTCAGGCCATGGCGAAACAAGATATTCTTTTCGGCGGCGCCTCCATTACCGGGGTGTATTACCAGGTCGCCCTGCAGATCAGCAACATGATGAACAAGCACATGGGCAACCAGTACAACTACATCGGCCGCCCCACCGGCGGTTCCGTGTTCAACATCAACGCCCTGGATCGCGGCGCATTCGACTTTGCCGTGGCCCAGTCCGACAGGAATTATCAAGGCTATAACGGGACCGCGGATTGGGACGGCAAGCCGGTAAAGGGCTTGCGCAGCGTATTCAGCATGCATCCGGAAACCGTGATGCTCGTGACCCGTAAGGAAGCCGGCATCAACAGCGTTGAAGATTTGAAAGGCAAGCGTGTGAACATCGGCAACCCCGGTTCAGGTCAGCGCGGAAACGCCGAAGACGTTTTGCGGCTCTACGGCCTGGATTTCAACAGGGACTTCAATGCCGAGGCGCTGCAGCAGGCCGAAGCATCCCGGGCCCTGGTGGACCAGAAGATCGACGCCTTCTTCTACACTGTCGGCAATCCCAATTCCGCCATTGAGGAGCCGGCCCAGTCCATCAACCTGGATATGGTTCCCTTGAATTCCGATGCCATCAAGGAATTCGTGGCCGAGCATCCCTACTACATCATGACCGCCATTCCGGCCGGCACCTATCGCGGCATCGACAGGGACATCGAAACCTATGCCGTGACCGCCACAGTCGTGACCAGCGAGAGCGTCAGCGAGCAGGTCGTTTATGACATGGTCAAGACCGTATTCGAGAATCTGGACGAACTCCGGGCTTCCCACGCCGCTTTCAGATATTTGAAACCCGAAGAGATGATCCAGGGACTTTCCGCTCCGCTGCATCCCGGTGCAGAGAAGTTCTACAAGGAACAAGGCTGGATGTAG